A region from the bacterium genome encodes:
- a CDS encoding DUF5615 family PIN-like protein, with product MNLVADESVDKPIVDRLRDEGYDVWYITEMSPSLTDESVLHCANVRQALLLTADKDFGEMVYRQGLIHGGVVLLRLTGLTAITKADIMSKMFAEHASELLEAFSVITPNMIRIRRS from the coding sequence ATGAATCTTGTTGCAGACGAAAGTGTGGATAAACCCATTGTGGATCGGTTACGAGACGAGGGATACGATGTGTGGTATATTACCGAAATGTCACCAAGCCTTACTGACGAAAGCGTCCTTCACTGTGCGAATGTCCGTCAAGCCTTGTTGCTGACTGCCGACAAAGATTTTGGAGAAATGGTCTATCGTCAAGGGTTGATCCATGGTGGGGTTGTGTTGCTCAGGTTAACGGGGTTGACGGCCATAACCAAAGCGGACATTATGTCCAAGATGTTTGCTGAGCATGCCTCAGAGTTACTGGAAGCGTTTAGTGTCATAACCCCAAATATGATACGGATTCGTCGGTCATAA
- a CDS encoding shikimate dehydrogenase, translating to MKINSLTRILGIIGHPLKHTLSPAMHNAALEALQLNMIYLPLPINLDNFKTAVKGILSLDNLVGLNVTMPYKERVIELLDEVSPEATTLRAVNTIGRNKDKWVGYNTDGEGYINSLKNLEIDIAGQKVVIIGAGGACRAVAFSLAKAGIVSLVLVNRTVERAVTLAAEIKKFIGDIDITALGLEDARVPEYINQAHLLINATSLGMKPDDPWPIDPGLIHSGLIVSDLIYNPRETTLLREARLRGAETVEGMGMFVHQGALAFELWTGQKAPLEIMRQVVEKKL from the coding sequence ATGAAAATCAATAGTCTTACTCGTATCCTGGGTATTATCGGTCACCCCCTTAAACATACCCTTTCACCGGCGATGCACAATGCCGCCTTGGAGGCCCTTCAGCTAAATATGATTTACCTCCCCCTGCCGATCAACCTGGATAATTTTAAGACGGCCGTGAAAGGCATCCTCTCTCTCGATAATTTAGTCGGCCTTAATGTAACCATGCCTTACAAGGAAAGAGTGATCGAGCTTTTGGACGAAGTCTCCCCTGAGGCGACTACCTTAAGGGCCGTTAATACTATTGGTAGAAATAAGGACAAGTGGGTTGGCTACAATACTGATGGAGAAGGTTACATTAACTCCTTAAAGAATCTGGAGATAGATATAGCCGGTCAGAAGGTGGTCATTATTGGCGCCGGTGGGGCCTGCCGGGCAGTGGCTTTCAGCCTAGCCAAAGCCGGCATCGTTTCTCTGGTCCTGGTCAACAGAACTGTAGAGCGGGCCGTAACTTTAGCGGCAGAGATCAAGAAGTTCATTGGAGACATAGACATCACCGCTCTTGGCCTGGAAGATGCCAGAGTGCCTGAATATATAAACCAGGCCCACTTGTTAATTAATGCCACCTCTTTGGGGATGAAACCTGATGACCCCTGGCCTATTGATCCTGGCCTTATTCATTCTGGATTGATCGTCTCTGACCTGATTTATAACCCTAGAGAGACCACTTTGCTCAGAGAAGCCAGGCTCAGGGGGGCAGAGACAGTCGAGGGGATGGGTATGTTCGTCCACCAGGGCGCCCTCGCCTTTGAGTTGTGGACAGGACAAAAGGCCCCGCTTGAAATTATGCGGCAGGTGGTGGAAAAAAAACTGTAA
- a CDS encoding DUF3368 domain-containing protein has translation MEKMVKNLIIPSAVYEDIVIKGVNRIGAIELREAKWIEKRDVSDRELVMRLNVILGHGESEAITLAKEIKADLIILDDDKARKIAISEGLKVSGLLALLIQAKETGIIKRIRPLIEELKNKGFLGRFKIVHFLVKPCDL, from the coding sequence ATGGAAAAGATGGTAAAAAATTTGATAATTCCCTCGGCTGTTTATGAAGATATAGTGATTAAAGGGGTTAACAGGATAGGTGCGATTGAATTAAGAGAGGCTAAATGGATTGAGAAAAGAGATGTCTCTGACCGAGAGCTGGTGATGAGATTGAATGTCATCTTAGGACATGGAGAAAGCGAAGCGATTACTCTTGCTAAGGAGATCAAGGCTGATCTGATAATTCTTGACGATGATAAGGCCAGAAAAATTGCTATATCAGAAGGGCTTAAGGTTAGTGGGTTATTGGCCCTCCTTATTCAGGCAAAAGAAACTGGTATTATCAAAAGGATTAGACCACTTATAGAAGAGTTAAAAAATAAGGGATTTTTGGGACGGTTCAAAATAGTCCATTTTCTTGTGAAACCTTGCGACCTGTAG